A segment of the Corylus avellana chromosome ca2, CavTom2PMs-1.0 genome:
CTTACTGTCAAAGCTTATCCAATCGAAATGTGACACTTGGCCAAATGATTATCTGACTCAAAGTATCACACCCAATATAAGAGTGAGGGAAAATCCCTCTTGGGTAAGAGATTATTCTAGCAATTTCCTTTATTGTTTTTCTCTCCGGAGGTATTcacattttatatataacaataataaaaaggaGAATCAGATGCTTCAAGACTTTCTTTCTTCCATAACCCCTTCAAAGTGTGTTTGAATAGGATAAACAGAGCGAGAAAGATAAAACGGAGCAAGCTAACGGGTTGAGCTTCAGTAGTCGAATTTGAACCGGAGCCCAAGACAAACATCAAGTTTAGATAAGCCCAATAGTTCCCGGACGGCCCATTAATAACTGGGCCAAATGAGCCCAAATTTCCTTCATTCCATATATGAAGAAGATCATCCACACGCCGAAACAGAGCAAGGTCGAGTTCCGAAGCAGTCTTTTTGCTCTTTGACCAAAACTTCTATGTTTCTCTTAAAACTAAGGTAAAGTATTTCATCTAATTCGAAACCCTAAGTTAGGCTTTGTGATCTATTTATTCTCTAATCGATGATGACTACCAATTGGATGTTACTGTACCTGCTATCGTCGCCTTTGGACTATtaatctaggttttttttttttttttttttttactacgaTTCAGTTTCTTgttccttatttttttcttcaaaattcatTATGTTGTATCTATTGTTGTAATGGGTTTTGGTTTACTTTCATGAAAGAtgctttttttattgaattagtttgatttttgataattCTGAGCTTGTATATGTTTGGGCTGGTGAAGAATTTGAAAGACGCATTCTTTAATATGGGCCTAGTTTAAGCATTTGTTGAATGTTTATCATCCCAGTTGGAAGAACCAGATTTTTCTGGAGACCCAATTCTGAGTTTGAACAAAAACCCTTGGAAATAGCGGTGACTTTgaactgtatttttttttattagaccTTTTCTGGTATAAGCTGTGTTTATCTTTACCAGTAATTCGTTTCCTTGTTGGGAATTTTGATGTCCTGTAAACCCATTTTCTGAGTTGGTCACAAACTGTCGAAAGTTTTGTATAAAGATCCGATCTTTTTGATGTTTGGAGCAATCTGTGAACTTGATGATGTCACAATGACTATATCGTAAGATTTTGAGATATGGGATTCATGGCCTTATATAATTTTCagttaatatttgaaaaaatcttagaTTTTTCATTACCTTGAGTCTGATTAGAACAAGTATCAATCTAAAATGGAGCCTACACAGtcatgtattttcttttttccttggtTTTCATGGCAACCGGGAAGAGGGTTTGGTAAACTACAGATTTTTATTTACTCTTGAATTTTTGTCTGTTGTTTACTCTTCTGCCATTTGTTCCATTTTTAAACTAAAGATTGATTAcataaatttttgttaactctaTTTGCTTGCATTTGGTGCTATTGAATATTAGCATTCTTGAAATTGGATTGGCCATTTTTCTGCCAAATTTCGGACTAATTCATTCACTTCTTGAATATTGAACCTTTTGTATGCTCATCATTTAGGTGACTCAAAATGGACAATCGATGGGTTAATGGTAGACAGGAAATGGCTGCACGAGATAAACGGCGACTGGAAAAGGAGCATGTAGGTCATCAGTTTATGGATTCATTAGATTTCTTTCCCTagtgaaaaaattgtgtttttaaaggAAATTATTTCTACATGTGTACTTCCTGATATTTAAATCGCTCATTAAACTTATTtatgggtttatttatttatttttaagggaaattCACCACCACGAAGTCCTTGAGTTTTTGTCCCTTCCAAGGTAAGACCCTAGGTTTTTTTTGGCCAATTAAGAACCTCGGCTTTGGTAATTctgttcaatttttaactgGGCATCTGTCAGGTGGCCTTTTTTCAATGTCAGTCCAATGATGAGAGGCCATGTGTAAAAGTAACATTTCAGATGTAAaagcaaaatttgaaaataattttatttatgttaaaaaaaaagatataaaaataattttgtaaaagCAACAAGAAGGGGCAAGGGGGCGAGTGTGGGTGGAGAGGGGTGGAGATCCACCACTTTAGAGGCTATACGGGGTAGATCTCCACCCCCTCCCCCTTGCCCACcctccccattttttttaagtacaattctttttgtgtcttttttaggataaataaatttttttaaaaacttttttaaaatctgAATGTTGTTCTTTACATGCGGCCTCTCATTTGGTGTGATGCGAAAGAAATATCACTTGGCAGAAACGTCGTTAATAATTGAACAGAATGACCAATTTAGCATTTGGTGATTACTGGTCCTTAATTAGTGAAAAAAATTGGGGACCTGATATGGTTAAAGGTTAAAATTTAGGGACCTGGTGGTGAATTTCCCTTTTTCAGTGCTAAAGCTTGTTTGCAATGACAGAATTATTTGCTTATTTGCcaagagcattcacaataatTTTGTTAACCCCAGTTGTTGAGGTCGTTATCTTCATTTTGTGGTACAGATTTATCAGGACACCCTTATTGATGATTTGGCAGATGATTTTCGCTTGCCAATCCATCACAAGCCAACAGAAAATGTTGATCTGGATAATGTGGAACAAGCTTCGTTGGACACACAGTTGACATCATCTAATATTGGTTTTAGGCTTCTCCAAAAAATGGGATGGAAGGGGAAGGGTCTTGGGAAGAATGAGCAAGGTATGCTACTAGGGAGATGCTAATAATTGTACTATATTTACATCCTGCActatgtaattttattttattctgaaTCATTGGCTATTAAAaccttttaatatttttttagcaaCAAACATCTTTCTGAACTTCTTGCAATGCCTTAAACTAAACCATTACCCTTGTTCATATTATTGATTTAGTCTTCATTGCACATGCTTctaaattaaactttttttactGCTAATCATTTCTGGTGTTGATCTTGTCTGCTTAAtggctgtttttttttaacctaatatTGCTTCCTCTCAGTTTTGGAATGTGTTATTTTCATTCATCTCCTTTCTTTCCAACTCACATCTTTTTTATAGTCAAGTGTGATCAATAGAATTTTTACATTCCTCTAGGttcttttctcattttgttGGATTTATGTGTATGGGGTAGTAGTCATGACAGAAGATGAATgttgataatcaaaattaaacACCGACCCTTGATAAGAAATTATATGTTTCCGTAGAGCTCTTAAAGAAATATATGTAATAGTGTTGCTCAGTTTGCTTTGTGTCTTGCAGCTGAATGGTAGAGTCTGAGATTTCATTTTACTAGTTTCCCATCTCTTTTCTGTACTCCTAATGGTTTTATATCGACAGTTTTGAGTCTAGGATTCTGTCTCTTAGTTGATTCAGTGCTTTTTATATGCAATAGCTGTTTCATCATAGCAATCTACTCATATCTCTCTTTATGACATgtccattttatttttgatgataTAGGAGCACCAAAGATAAGCTATCCACAGGTCTTAGTTTTTAGTTATCATGGCTATTTTATTGTAGATTTGAcagttattcttttttttggggggggggggggggttaaTATGCAGGAATAGTTGAGCCAATAAAATCTGGTATCAGAGATCCAAAATTAGGGGTtggaaaacaagaagaagatgatttttttACTGCAGAAGAAAATATCCAGCGGAGAAAGCTCGAAGTTGAGGTAGACGAGACTGAGGAGCACGCAAAGAAGCGGGAGGTATGCCTTTGAACTGTAGttactataaaattttcaattattagaTAGTATTGAGGTTGATGCTTTACTTTTCCTGGAACCCACACCAATTAGCAGAGGCTGCATATAGCATATGTGTGTGTCTTTTGACGGGAATGGTATATCATAGGGGACCGTCAAGTTTGGAGGGTCTTGAGAATTTCCTGCAGTTTTTATTACCTGGTGGCTTCTACTGCCTGCTTCGTGCACATTATGAAAATCCAGGTGTTAGCAGAGCGTGAGCAGAAAATTCAAACTGAGGTGAAAGAAATACGCAAGGTGTTCTATTGTGATCTATGCAACAAGCAATACAAGTTGGCTATGGAATTTGAAGCTCACCTGAGCTCATATGATCACAATCACAGAAAGGTAAATGGTTTGTTTTGACCTTTTACGCTTACTGTTGACACTCTATCTTGTTGCTTGTGGCATACTTTTCAATTTTGTCTGATCTGGAATACCCTCAATGAGATTTTCAGCGTTttaaagaaatgagagaaatgcATGGCTCTAGCAGTCGGGATGATCGGCAAAAACGAGAGCAGCAACGTCAGGAGAAGGAGATGGCTAAGTTTGCTCAAATGTATCCATTCTCTTACGCTTTCCATGAGTTACATATATTAGTACTCTTATGCTAtgcctcatttttttttgtgggcattttcttttcttttttgattttgggAAGGGGGCGGGGGGATGTTGGATAGGGAAGTTACATGTTAGTTTCCTAATTgcccttttgtttttctccttcttttggCCAAGTAGGGCAGATGCTCGTAAGCTGCAACAGAAGCAGGAAGAGTCTGTGTCTTCTCCAGTTCCTACTGAAGTGAGAGGTGCTACGGCACTTGTAGTTCAGGATCAGCGGAAGGCATTAAAGTTTGGTTTTTCTTCTAAAGGTGGAACCTCCAAGGTATGCCtatcccctctctctctctctctctcactctcagaTCTTGGATTTGTATTACTGTAACCTTGTAGTTTTAGTTGTCCTTTATGCTAAGGTCAAGGGAAAGAAGGATGACTTCCCATGCACGTGTACATATATAATGTTCATGCACAGGTATATATAAAACTGTAATCGGGTGGGTACATGAAGTGGTCCTGCCTTGGAGGAGTTCCTcgttatcaaatatatatatataaaactgtaATTGGGTGCCAGATTCATTTAATTCCTGATTTTCTTGTTAATAATGTATAACCAATTTATCAGCCCTCGGAAAATTGACTTGGCTTCTGCTCTCTTCTTGTTTTCTCGGGCACATCCTGTCAGTTGTGTCAAACAGCATCCATTTGGACCCATATCAACTTACTTTGAATTCTTCTGGAgcacttctttttttcctcgTCCTTCTCGTTTTCATTACCTGCAGGACCTGTGCAAGTTATGAACATCCTACTGACTCTTAGCGCTGAATATTCATCTAACCTTTAGTGCCTTTGTATTagaaggtattttttttatttcaactaATAGTGTCTTCATTGAAGCAATGATACAGAAGAACCAAACAAAGTGAGGCCAGGGGCAGGGGAAAGGGTCGAGTTGGCTTGATGACTGGGAGAAGCAAaacaaaattaggaaaaaaCAAATCTTTGAGTACCGATCACCATTTATTATGCTTGATATGACTGTTTTGACTTACTGCACCATATCTACTACCTTATAAACCATGGTCATTGTTATGGCTAAAATCACCAGCAACATTTCCTACTATTGTAATGCTTGCTTAAAATGATTTCCTGCTGTCGAGGTGAACATGTTTATTATATACACAGTAATAAATGACAATGGATTCTTTTCTCACCTTTTGAGTATATTGGTGCAGATAACCTAATGGTGGCCAGGTGTTGTATTCCATAATTTAcggcgcttttttttttttattctattcaaAAGGGGGTTACTAAGGGGACCCCAATTTGCTGTTTCTGGTTATGTATTGATGTATGTGGCTTTTGGCTTAGTGTGAAAAAATAAActgttaaaaatgcatgtagGGTTTTAGATTACTACTTGGGACTTGGGGTATGTTTGATACATGGAATGATTATTccattagaaaaacaaaagtttttattaaaaatgaaataagatgAAATAGAATAGTCTTAGTGTTAGAGCATATTATAAGGATAGAATCTTTTTCATATGCTCTAACATTTGGAATAGTCATTCCCATGAGAATGGCTATTCTAAAGCTATTTCATTCTACTTTTTTCAATTCCCAATGAAAACTATTCATTTTCATTCCACGTACCAAACGTACCCTTAATATGTTAAACCATAACTAGGATGTACTATCAGACCATTCCTCAGGAGGGTAAATATGAAGGGCTGTCTGTTACCACTATTTCTTTTTCTGACTTTGTTTGCTCCTTTCTAGCCCGATGGAGTTTTGACGATGTAAAAATGATTGAATCTAGATCCAATTCTGTTTAATGAAGTCTCTTCTGACTAACTCattgcttttctttctcattGTGCAGAACTCTTCTAGCAGTGCTGCAAAGAAGCCGAAAGTGGCTGTCGCCTCAGTTTTTGGCAATGATAGCGACgaagaaaagtgaaaagttaCCCTTGCAGCTGAGCATCAGCATTAGTGTACCTTTTGTATTGCTGGCCTTGCCTTTTACTGTTTATGTAGTTTATGTAGTTTATGTGATTGTATTGCTCGCATAGCCTTCTGTTTAATGTCTATGTGACCCATACCCAGAGTTTTTTTATAGAATTGTCTTGATTAGGGTAAATCCTTACTGgattttttcaatgaatgagaaaaaaattgatccATGCAAATGATTTATGTTGAAAATTCCATAATGATATATAGGACTACTTTACCGTTGCTGAGCAAAGAGTTATATCCCATCTTTGTATAAGCTTACATGTAAATCAGAATTGCTGCATACAGCAAAGGCATTCCCCTCATCCGTATAGGTGCCATCTGAAGTTAGCACCCTTAAATTTGCAGGAGTTGACATCTTAGATGGTTGAGGTACGAAGGCCATATTTTTGCTAGATACATGAATCCCCCACAATATATCCAAGGAAAATTGTTCCAGAGTGTATAAAGCACAGGATAACTTGCATTTCattgcacatatatatacagGAACCTCAACATATTCATAATCGTTATCTGTTAACCATTATGGAGTTACATAAATTAACATTATTTAACAAACTAGGATACATGTAGATATCTTGTAAGTATGATCACCGGACAGGACAGACGGACAGGTCTCTAAGCAGCCTCAGCAAAACCCAGCCGAAGATTACCAAAGTCAAACACTGTGTGGTACGCTCCCATAAAAACATCTCCAAGAATCCTGCAAGCAATGTTGGTTTCAGCATAAGAGAGATGAAACTTAAAGGAGAATGCAAATGAGCATGAACATTAACATGCATTGAGACTATATATGAGCATCAGCAATGATCAAGATAAGATACCACAGAGGACCCTGTGGAGAAGGGATATCTATAGCCATAAATCCGCTGATGCAGACGGTAGCAAGCCCATCTCCAGTTCTCAGAATATACTGAAAGTCAGGCAAGAACGTACAGAACAAGGCAAACAACTCAACAAATCGATCTAACAAGCGCATCAATGTAACATTTGTGATACTGAAGTCTAACCTGCTCTGGGGTGAGGGTAAAAGGTTTGTTCCCGATGGTGAGCGTAATGTTTGGCATGATGAAAATGCTATCACAGTCTATTACTGATTCACCTGATGGACTTGGCAGGCTCTCACAGAGCTGAGAAAGATCAAAACCAATGCTTTTTACACTACTTACAAATTTATAACTAGTTTGTGCTTCTAAACGGTGTCTATGGTTTTAGAATAAGTCACCTCATCCACATATTTGAGTACTTTGTCCTTTGTTCCCTTTTCTCTTAGCTGATTCTGGATCCAAATAACAGCCATCTCACAAAAAGTGCACGAAAGATCATCCCCAGGCGATGATACCTTCCTGTTTTCCTTTTCAACCACTGTTTCAATTCCAGAGCTGCATAGAATTGGGTTTGACTGTCAGTTAGATAATGGCCTGTTTGGGTGGAATCCCAACTGCAGCAGGAGACGAATATTTGCCATGCTAAAACCTTATAAAAATAACTTTCCATCCTCACAAGCTATCATTTTCCATGCATTGTTTTCACATGATAAACCCTCCATGAAATTGCTTTACTAGGAAGTAGGAAGCAGTCTAGAGGCAAATATGGAGAAGAAATAACTAATGAAGAATATAAGCTCCCTGACCTGGCATACTGAGGCTCATTAGAAAGACATAAGCCGAGCTGTGAACATATTTTGTTGGGACGGACCTGCAAATCACAGAAAGAAGTATGTTGAGATCTAAAATTAGATATGTacatgagtaattctatttagtaaACTCCTGTACAACTGCCATACAACTGGATGACGTGACAGTAAAATTCagtaaataatattactctatGTACATATAGAGTAAAAACGTAGGTAATATAAAAACCACCCACCCCAGATATCAAGAGATCCCAAATTAAGTCTCCATACTGAGTTACAACTTCCTTACATTGGGCGCTCACAATTCCTTCAGCTCCAATAGCGTGGTTGATTTCAGTCACAACAGACTAGAAATCACAGTCAGTAAATAAGGATTTAATCCCAAAAgtaacttagaaaaaaaaaaagcataagaaaaagatgatgaatCAAGCCTGGAGGTCCTTCTGAAAATAATGTGATTTTCAGAAGATGGAACAACATACAGTTGGACCAGCAAGTAAGGAAGTTCCTGAATCCACAATAGCAGCACAGCCCCCCTTGCAAGCGCCTGAAgtgaaattaataattttcagAATTTATCAATGCTGCAGTAAGGGGGTTTAGATGTACACTAGAAAAGCAGGCATCAGGAACAAGTGCTGGTTTGTTTATATAATTAGCCAATCTAAGTGAGAAATTTTCTCTGCAAGTTTTAAGCACCAATTTCCCACAGCTCGGATGTTCTGCAGTTTCTCTACACATGATATCTCCTCAAGTACTTATCTATATAAAGATTTTCAATgctcaaataaataaaacaaacacccTTATGAATAAGGTGCTACAAAGTCACCTGTTGAATGGTTCCCAACGAGAAAATCTCCCATTTCAAACTGAAATCAAAGcaaagaaattttgaaaaaaaaatcatcatttccAGGGAAGCAAGCACATGAAAAGGGATAACTTTTCCTAACATTTACTTACCTGCCAGTAACCCTTTTTGGTGACTGGAATATAAGTATGATTTCCTTTAAAGTGCATCGGATCAACACCACCAAAGATAATTTCACCTCCCTCTTCTGCATCCAGATCACGGTTAAGCCAGAATGAGAAAACCTCCTCCTTTACAAGACCTTGCTGCACCATATTGTACCTGTTTTCTAATCAAGAATCAGTCTAACCAAGCCAAGGCACCAGCGATTTTGAAAAGAGCAAAATGCACAGTTCTTTATTCTGAGGaaacaaaatttgattacaaaATCTCACATCAAAGAACACAGAACTTTACCACACTGGCACAGCATTCCCAACCGAAATCTCCTGGAACCCAAGCCCCAGTATCCCATCAAACTGCGCTAACACAAATGCGAGACTGCCTTCTCTCGTAGCCTCAATGAAAACCTgaatttaaaaaggaaaagagaaagaggattACATGTGTGCCATTACTGCAGCCATGAGAAAAAGCAGTTCgagaaaaaacttcaaaaaaaaagaaaaaaagaataaccaacTTGATCCTTGACAACAAAATCTCCAACTTCAACATTGTCTTGACTGAAGAAACCCGAAATCGATCCAGACCCATAATTTATTTCGCAGGATTTTCCTGGATAATGGTTCAACAAAGTATATCTTCAATTTCATATCAGAAATTGTGTCTGAAAACTATAAGCAGCTCTCAAACAAACTGATTAGTTACCATTCTTTGTGTATGTACTGGACTGGCTTGACCTGTACCGAGAATGGAAATAGCAAGCAATCTGAAAATTGTTATGGGTCAATACACACTCTTCTGTATTAGCTGATTCTGGAAGATGACAGAATAAGATGAAGCAAAACTTACAGAAAAATAGCACTTTGATGATGGAACCCATAGATTGGAACTGCCGGTATCAAATATGACTGTGAAAGTCTGAGGGGGAGTGCCAATTCCAATCTCTCCGAAATATTGAGCATCCAAATAGTTCTTCAGAGGTACTATATCTTCACTCGAACGATGCATGCCAATTACACCCTCTCCGGATTTCCCCTCTGCTCTTGCCACTCTCGCAGCATTGATTCTGTGAAGGTCCAGGCGGCGCTTCTTCAAACCAATCCTCACAAGGCCATCGGAAGAAGCAGGAAGAAGTGAGCATGTTAAAGCCCATAAAAAGAAAGCCACACAGAGATACTTATGCCCCATGTTCAGTTAAAATCCCTGTCATAAGAAAATGCCACCAAGATGTAAGCAGATCAGGATAACAACAGAAAATCCCATTTAAAGTTACTTTTTTGAATCTTTGATACTATATTTTGGAGCAAGTAAACAAGCATCACAAAAGAGACAGGTTGACAATTtctttgttcttcaatttttgaaataaggGCATCAATACAGTGCTGCAATTTATGATCATCCACTGAGCTCCATGAAATCAGAAAACTTTAGGAAGAAAAGGCGATATAGGtaataaaaaaagggaagagaCTGGTTGAAAAGATTAGGAAGCAATTTCGCACTGAATACAACTTACTAAGCCATAATCAATCCTCAAGGAGCCCTATCAGAACAGAGGGTTTTTAGAAGATCATATTTCTAGCAGTGCCTTGGTGAAAATCAAGAATGATCCTTTAAATTACAAACAGAAATTCCCAGAGACGGCCAAACAACTCTGATTATTACACAGAAATACACCCACCCGTTATCCATATTcgacaaataaagaaaaaaacccaaTCACTATGGCATATCAACCTGGTTGGAGATAATATTGGGTACAAATTatccaaaaagaagaagataattttGGGTACTAAAACAACTATAGATATACCCAACCCAAGCTTGCGAAACTTCTATCACaagtggaaaagaaaaggagaaagaaaattatgCTGCGAGGGAAACTACTTGCTGAAGCTCAGCATATGAATTAGAGCGTCACAACACagacaaagacaaagaaaaaaaaagggtcaggAAAAAATCTATCagaacataaaagtaaaaaataaaaaaataaaaataaaaagatcatcTTATAATCACTTTGCCCATACGCTGTCGATGGATACAAAGGGGTAGCAGTCAAACCTTACTAAGCTTGACGCAAGTAAAGATGCTGCTAGTGCTGAAGCTGAGATAACAAGTGTGAGTATTTTCTAGGCACTCTATCCGCATATATAGGAGAGCCATTTCATGAAGGAGGAAGATGACAAACCTAAGGCTACGTGTCTAGCAAGGCTTTTCTTACTGATTAACCATGTGATTCTTACTTGTATTAGTATTTTGGGCGTATATTAGTCtaataaattgaattagaaaaactttTCTGTCcgcaatttgaagaaaaacttttcccataatgaaaatatatattgccatgaattttgagaaatattaaTCAAAGTTTTGGCATTTGTTTTGACTGCCATTGGCCCATTTGGGTGTATTAACCCTTCATAATTTTCGAGAGAAGAAACAATGAATGCACGATAACCAATAATAGTTATATCCTGACAACCGAATTTACGTAGAAGTTTCCACTAGATGTGAAGATTTGGACAAAAGAGGAGCGGGGTGGCAATCAAATGAAGCTCCTCCTCTCCTCAGTCCTCTCCTAGACCTATATATGAAATTGAAAGCGAAATTCTTTGAGAAAATTTGTCCTTGGAAATTAGGACAGaatatttctttcttgtttgtggTAACAAACTGTCAAATGTTTATCGTAATCAAAGTCAGCTTCCACAAATCCTAAAAGGTAATGCAATAGATTCTATCATTCTCTATCTACGTAAAACAATCGATGGAAGATAGAaaagtttgggtttttgaaggcTAGATTTTTTCCAATGCTAGTAAAATGACGAACTTACCcttatatagaattttcaataagataaaaacactcttaaaaatttgaaagaaaattaaattttagaatttttgtttttattttagtaagggtaatttcgtcatttttaaaaaattaggggtacattgtcattgttttgatagtttgggggataaattgttgtaattgttgtaattgatagtttatggggtaaattgtcattgaggtAATAGTTTGTGGAAGTTAAATGGACcttacccttaaaaaaaaaaaaacaaatgaatggGAAAATACTGAAGAGATTAATGAGATTTAACATTTCATCAAATCATTCCTTAGAgtttaaaattaatcaaatcacTCTTTAAAGAatgttttgttatcaaattatTCCCTTTGTATACATATAAGCGTAAGACCATGTCATATCCAATAAAATAGCTCAACGTGTACAAAAATAACACCTCAACTTgacacttgaaaaaaaaaaaaaaaagtaaataaaataccaaaacagaagaaaatgaataataataaccaAATgtgagggagggagggagggagggaagTGGGTGGGTGACCACCACTTCACACTAGGCCACCGGTAGAGTGGTGGCTGGGTGGCCACCCACCACCCAAAGAGGGTGTGGGGGCCTACTTGAAATCAGGCCTGGCCCATAGTCGGGCCTATTTGCAGCCTCACTATTACTAAAGACGAACCCCATCTTCAAATTGGATAGTCTTTGACCCGGCCAACAGCTCTCTTCCCCATTGGCATACATCTTCCCATTCTTGTACTGAGAACTCAATCTTTAACTTGGTATAAAGCCATCCACAGAACCGATCAAAGCCCTACAAGGTATAAAAGTTTCTACTCgtgcaatttttaatttttctttgtttatttattttgtttgaaatatatcACCCGAATGAAGCTGTGAAACTGAGGTCGCCATCCAAATGTTTGAGAAAATGCCGTAGTGAGTAAAACTCAAGAATAGATTTTGACTCGAACTTAAAATTAAAAGccgtttttattttgtttcgaCCGTGCTTGTAAACCATTGAATATTACAGTTTTTCCCTATTTATGACACTGTGTGTTTGTGAATAAGTAGAAGAATCAATAATGGGGAGCATATTCAACTAAGTTGATATTTAATTGCACATAACATGACCTTTAGTGTACTTTCATCTGGGTTTGTGTAAGTTTTCCATTCCATCTTAAAAGAATTCAAATTCAAGTTTGGGCATGTTGTTGGTGTGATATAAGCTTTGGATTGCATCAGGAAAGTGCTAGATGGCATTGAGGCGGTTCTTTGGGTTTTCGGATGGGGAGCTGATGCGGTCGGAAGCAAAACCTTGTTCCAGATTGACGAGACAGACGGCTGGGATTTTTACCGTTGGAGGAGGATTAGCATTTTGGATTCTTTGTAGATTGCACTATGGTCTGTCCTACATTTTTTGCTggttttttctgcttttttatttatactttgaTCGTTGATCTTTAATGCCCAAATATGTTGTCTAATAGGATTCTTGAACTCTACCTAGGGGGAAAATATGAATGGCTATTATTTTCGTTGGATGATGCTAATACTGCTCTTTTTCCAATTTCTGGTCTGCACCAAGTTTGATAGTTTGATTTATGATTGGTGTTCAATTGGCAATCTAGGTGGATAACCTGTTTACTCATGCTAAATTTTGGTATGGATTCTCTAACCTTTGCATAAAAGGTTGTTCAAAACTGAATTCATCAcaacaaaagaaattacaaatgATGTGAACGTATTATCTTGCTTCTGGAGAGTTGTTTATAACTCAAGGGACCATTTATGATTATGCAATAAGGCAATGAGTCTGGATTACTCTTACAATAAAATTCCATCAAACAAGATTAGTCCAATATGGTCTACAGTAACTTTTAAGATCAAATGCATTTGAAGGGGACTTTCTTATGCTTTTcacttcttt
Coding sequences within it:
- the LOC132173091 gene encoding uncharacterized protein LOC132173091 isoform X1, with the translated sequence MDNRWVNGRQEMAARDKRRLEKEHIYQDTLIDDLADDFRLPIHHKPTENVDLDNVEQASLDTQLTSSNIGFRLLQKMGWKGKGLGKNEQGIVEPIKSGIRDPKLGVGKQEEDDFFTAEENIQRRKLEVEVDETEEHAKKREVLAEREQKIQTEVKEIRKVFYCDLCNKQYKLAMEFEAHLSSYDHNHRKRFKEMREMHGSSSRDDRQKREQQRQEKEMAKFAQIRADARKLQQKQEESVSSPVPTEVRGATALVVQDQRKALKFGFSSKGGTSKNSSSSAAKKPKVAVASVFGNDSDEEK
- the LOC132173091 gene encoding uncharacterized protein LOC132173091 isoform X2 is translated as MDNRWVNGRQEMAARDKRRLEKEHIYQDTLIDDLADDFRLPIHHKPTENVDLDNVEQASLDTQLTSSNIGFRLLQKMGWKGKGLGKNEQGIVEPIKSGIRDPKLGVGKQEEDDFFTAEENIQRRKLEVEVDETEEHAKKREVLAEREQKIQTEVKEIRKVFYCDLCNKQYKLAMEFEAHLSSYDHNHRKRFKEMREMHGSSSRDDRQKREQQRQEKEMAKFAQMADARKLQQKQEESVSSPVPTEVRGATALVVQDQRKALKFGFSSKGGTSKNSSSSAAKKPKVAVASVFGNDSDEEK
- the LOC132173090 gene encoding aspartic proteinase-like, with the translated sequence MGHKYLCVAFFLWALTCSLLPASSDGLVRIGLKKRRLDLHRINAARVARAEGKSGEGVIGMHRSSEDIVPLKNYLDAQYFGEIGIGTPPQTFTVIFDTGSSNLWVPSSKCYFSIACYFHSRYRSSQSSTYTKNGKSCEINYGSGSISGFFSQDNVEVGDFVVKDQVFIEATREGSLAFVLAQFDGILGLGFQEISVGNAVPVWYNMVQQGLVKEEVFSFWLNRDLDAEEGGEIIFGGVDPMHFKGNHTYIPVTKKGYWQFEMGDFLVGNHSTGACKGGCAAIVDSGTSLLAGPTSVVTEINHAIGAEGIVSAQCKEVVTQYGDLIWDLLISGVRPNKICSQLGLCLSNEPQYASSGIETVVEKENRKVSSPGDDLSCTFCEMAVIWIQNQLREKGTKDKVLKYVDELCESLPSPSGESVIDCDSIFIMPNITLTIGNKPFTLTPEQYILRTGDGLATVCISGFMAIDIPSPQGPLWILGDVFMGAYHTVFDFGNLRLGFAEAA